From Paenibacillus sp. PL2-23:
ACCGAGCAAATGCTTCCGCCCGTCAGGCGCAAGCAAGCACAACAATCCCCTCATTCCCAACAATAAAGTGGGAATGAGGGGATTGTTGTGCCGGTCTAGTCCTCCATCACATAAGCCAGCAGCAGCGCCGCCGTGCCTGTGATCGCGTCCGCGTGCGTACGCTCCATGCCGTGGGACGCGTGTACGCCGGGCCCAACAAGCGCCGCGCGGATATTGCTTCCGCCTCTGAGCGCGGCCGTCGCGTCCGAGCCGTACTGCGGATAGATATCCACCGCATAAGGCAGTCCCTCGCGCTTCGCCAGCTCGATCAGCTTCGTCGTCATCCCGTAATCATATGGGCCGGACGAATCCTTGGCGCAGATGGATACCTGCCGTTCGGAGCCCGACAGATCATCGCCCAGCGCCCCCATATCTACAGCGATAAACTCGGAAATATCAGGGGGAATATAGGACGCTCCGTGTCCAACCTCTTCGTACGTGGAGATGACCAGCTTCAGCGTATGCAGCGGCGTCTTTCCTTCTCGCTTCAGCCACTCCAGCAAACCGAGCAGCGCCGCTACGCTTGCCTTGTCGTCCAGATGCCGGGACTTGATCCAGCCGTTCGGCAGCATACGGACGCGGGGGTCCCAGGAGATAAAGTCGCCGACGCCGATCCCCAGCTTCTCCGTATCCTCCTTCGACGCCACCGATTCGTCGATCCGAATCTCCATGTTCTCCTCATCCCGCTTCATGCTCTTTGCGTCAGGGTATACGTGTACGGACGGCTTGGTCGTCAATACTGTCCCCTCGTACTTGCGGCCGTCTCGTGTGTGGATAAGGCAATACTCCCCCTCCACCGTCTCCATGGCATAGCCGCCTATGGAAGTAAACCGCAGCATGCCGGAGGATTTGATGGAGCGTACCATCGCCCCTAGCGTATCGACATGAGCGGAGATGCCGATAACCTTGCCTGGCTGCTGCCCCGGTATCGTTATAATGCCCGTACCTTTGGGCGTTTGCTCCATTTGACAACCTAGACGTTCGACCTCCCGGCCGAGGTGCTCCATAATCGCCATGCAGAATCCGCTGGGACTCGGAATGTTCAGAAGCTCGTTCAGCTGGCGGAGCATATACGCTTGATCGAGCTGTGGGTGTAAGGGTGTAGTCATAACCGCATTCTCCTTCGATGTTCTTGGCCTTCCATCTATTCCTCTATGGTAGCACGCTTGCGGTAAAAAACATAACAAGCTCTCCGGCAAAAAAACGGCAGCCATATCCCGCCCAGGAGCTCTACATCAGCTCCAGCAGCCCCATATCGAGGCACATAGCCACCGACAGGGACTTGGCGTTCTCCGGGCCGAAGCGGATCGTGATCCGCTCTCCGTCTAACGCTTCAATGACGCCGGGGCCAAATACCTTGTGCCGCACGGCCTGGCCCTCCTCCAGCGCCTCCCGCTTCCGCACCGCATGCGGGTTGAGCTCCCGCTTCGCCGAGCCCGCGGCCGCGCTGGCTACGCTGCTCGCGCTGCTGGAGCGAAAGCGCCGCGCGCCGCTCTCGCTTCCGCCCCCGCCCGAGCCCCTCCGCTCCGTCCCGAACTGCAGCTTAAACCCGCCTGCCTCCGAAGCCCCGGCTCCTGCAGCCTGAGCTCCCCGCCACTCCGGCTCCGCGATATCCCGCACCGCCGTCATGAACGTCGACTCCTCCGTCTTCTCGCCGTCCCGCTGACCATAGGTAATCAGCGTCAGCCTCTTCCTCGCCCGCGTCATGCCGACGTAGAACAGCCGCACGGCCTCCTCCATGAGAGGCATGGAGCCGTCCGCCGCCCGCTTGTCCTCTTCCTTTGCTGGAATAACGCCTTCGATAAGATCCACCATATACACCTGATCGAACTCCAGTCCCTTGGAGCTGTGAAAGGTAGAGAAGGTAACCGCGTCCTGCCCCTTGCGCAGCTTTGCGCTATTCAGCACCTTCTCCAGATATTTCAGCCGGGCTGCGAAGTCGGCCATCGTCTCCAGCCCCTCCGCAATATCCTCAAGCGTATTCAGTATGCCGATCAAATAATCCTTGCGGAAGCCCAGCCGCTCGCACATTTTGTCCAGCGCCTTCTCGTAGCCGAGACGTGTCCGGATGACGCGGATCGCCTGACGCGGCGGCATGCCGCCCATCTCTTGGAACGTCTCCTGCGCCTCCTTCAGCAGCTTCACCTGATAGTCCTGGAGCTGGACAAATTGGCGTAAATTATCAAACACCGATTCGCCGTTGTCAATCGACTTCAGCACCGCAATTTGATGCTTGCTGATGTAGCCCGCCATTTTCATATGAATGCTCTCGAGAATGTCGACCCGCTTGTCCGTATAGGTCATCCGCATGAAATTAAGCACGTCCTCGATGATCCAATGCGAGAAAAAACGGTTGTCCGCATCCTTCATATAGAATGGAATGCCAGCCCGGTCGAATTCGTTCATCAGCGTGATAGACGACGAATTATTCCGGTACAACACAGCGACCTCGGACAGCCTGTCGGCCTTGGAGGCTTCTCGCACAACGAGCTTCGCCTGCTTGCGGTAATCCGTCAGACGTTTGAACACGATGGGCTCATGAGCTGCGTTTTCTGTAAACATCTCCTTGGGATAGCGGCCCAGGTTCCGCTTGATGAACAGATTCGCCGCCGTCACAATCTCCTTGGAGGAACGGTAGTTCTGCTCCATGAACAGCGTGACCGCCTCCGGATACACGTCCTTGAACTGAAGCAGGTAGCTTGGCTCCGCTCCCCTCCAGCTGTAGATGGACTGATCGTCGTCCGCCACGACACACAGATTGCGATGGCCCCTCGCGAGCTTCTCAATAATGGCATGCTGCACGAGCGACGTATCCTGGCTTTCATCCGTCAGGATATAATCGTAACGCCTCTGATACTTGCGCAGCAGCGCCTCGTCCTTCTCCAGCAGCTCGTTGCACAACGTCAGCATGTCGTCAAAGTCGAGCAGCAGCTTGTCCGTTCCATTCCGCTTGAATTGCTCGTAGGCGGCTAACAGCTGGGCGGCTTGAGGAACATCAGACTTCACGCTCTCCCACTCATGGGGTTGGAGCAGCTTGTTTTTGACAAAGCTGATATACGTCGTCAGCTCCTCCATTATGTCATCCGTTGCATTCTCGCCTACAACCTCCTTGTACAAGCCGCGCAAAATAATCTTCTTATGAAGAGGGAGCCCCTGCTCTCCTTTGCCCGGTCCGGCTTCACCCTCCTGCTCCGCCGTATCCACCGCTCCTTCAATGATCTCGTAAGCCTGGCCGCTCCTCCACAGATGGCTGCGGACCGCCTCGAATGCCAGGCTGTGAATCGTCGAGAAATCGACTGGCGCCAGCTGCGGGAACCACTTGGCGAAACGCTCCTTCATATCCCGCGCCGAAGCCCGGCTGAACGTGACAGCTTTGATGCGCTCAGGCTCAACGCCCAGCTCCTCGATCAGATAGCCGATGCGCATAATGATCGTTGTTGTTTTGCCCGATCCCGGAGAGGCCAGCAGCAGGAGAGGACCTCGCGCGTGGCCTACCGCCTGCTTCTGCACCTCGTTCAGCCTGACGCCCAGCTCCTCCCGTTTGCGCTCCAGATATAAGTCCAGCTTTCCCATCATGCAATCCCTTCCGATCTATCAAACGTTGGTGCCATTATATCATATCCTTGCCTTATCTATTTCCGCCTGATGCATTCGCCTTCCAATTGTCAAACAAATTTACCATACAAATGCTAGATCTTCAGGTATAATGTGAGAAGAGAATATTTGGAAAATAGATTCAACGAGATGCACAAGGGGGCCGCATGATGGATAGCAAGCTCATCCTCTTGTCCAGCGCCAGCTACAGCGCTCTCGCGCCGCATTTGCAGAAAGAGATCTATCAGGAATTCTACCAATTCGCTTATTCCCCTATTATTTATATGGTGAAGGAACATGCTGCGACGGAAGATATTATCCAGAACTCTTTTATCAAAATTATTGGAAGCGCGCCGCGGGCGGACAACGAGGCCCAGCTTAGAAGCTGGATGAAGGTCGTCGTAAAGAATATGGTTTATAATTATTTTCGAAAAACGAAAAAAAGCCGCAACGACATCGACGCGGACAGTGTCTATATGAGTGAGAGCGTTCATTTCTCAACGGAAGCAGCTTCGCTGGAGCAGGAGGTTGAGCTTACGCTGATGAAGGAAACGATTACCCAATGCTTGAACGAGCTTCGTCCGGAATACCGCGCATTGATCGAGCTCAGATGGAAGAAGGAGCTCAGCTACCGTGAAATCGCCGCGGAGCTCGAGACCACGGAAGAACGAGTGAAATACAAGCTGTTCCGGGCCAGGGAAGCCATGAAGAAGATGTTCCGGAGGAGATGGGGGGAGAAGATTGAATAAGGAGGAGTTCGACGAACGGTTCGACCGCGCATTCCAAGAAAAAGTCAAGGATCACGAATTCGTGCCCGATGCCAGCGAGTCCTGGCTGCGGGTGAAGAAGCGGATCGACAGACGATACAGAATAAGAAGACAGCTGCGCACGCTGCCTTACGTCGCCGCCTCCTTCCTGCTGGGCGCTTATATATTCGGCACGCCTGTTGCTACTGAGGCATTCAAGCCTGTATTCCAGGCTTATCAAGTGGTTATCGAGGGTGTGCAGCAAATGGTTTTCCGCTCGGCACCGCAGCAGACCGACTTCGTGTCCCAGAACCTGCCCAAAACCTTGCCGCCTCCCGGTTATGTAGACGAGACAAGCCAGCAAGGAACGTCCATCACCGTAACGAAGCCTTCGGAAATACACGATCTGGCGTTCCCGGCCCCGTCTATTCGGTATGTCCCTGAGGCATTCTCGCTGCATAACATCCAGTTGTCCCAGGTTGTGCCGGGCGAAGGGAAATATACCCATATTCACTATGGCTATGCCCGCAGCGACGGGATGGTTTTACACGTGGTAGTGATGAAGCTGCCGCAAGGCGCCGCTTATTCATCAGGAGGCGGCTCGGAAGACATCATAATGAAGCCCATCACCATTCATGGATTCGAGGCTTTCCTCTACCTGGAGAAGGACGGCTGGTCCATGCTGGAATACATGCGGGATGACATGCTTGTAAAGATCAGCGGACCGATTGACGAGGACACGATTGTGCGAATGGCGGAAGAGCTGAGGATTTACGAATAGCAACCGCAAATGGCTGCGCCGTCCTAGGGCGGGGCAGCCTGCGTTTCGCGCGCATGAGACAAGACGGAGCCGCATCGGGCGGCTCCGTCTTAGCATTACTTCAGATATTTGGTCTCGCCTGCACCGAGCTTGACGATTTCGCCATCCGCGCTGAACCACACGTCCATGGCGCTCGGATTATATACGATTCCCCGATTCACCGAGAAGCGGAGCGCCTGAATTGCGTTTTGGTACCGCACAATGTCCGTCATAGACGCTTTCCAGACGGATTCCTCGCCCCCCAGCAGCTCTCCCAGCTTGTCTACCAAATCCCAATTGTCGTCGTTGTCGAACTCGAAGCTATGGCCCCAGATGAAGAGCAGCTCCATCCGACCAAAGCGCCGCTTGGACGCAAGCAATTGCTCCGCCTTCGCTATCATATCCTTGTGGTGGCAGGTTGGATGCCATCGAAGCGGATCCTCCGGCATATGGAAGCCTCCATGGCTCTGAACGGTCCGGGCATACTCGATGCCCAGCGCTGGCAGCGCCTGAACGATACGGTCGTTGTACGTGCCATACGGATAGCTCATGCCGCGTACAGGGTAGCCCGCAATCGCTTCCAGCTCTCTGCGGTCGGACAGAATTTCCTCCGCAACCTGATCTGGCGGGGATTGATCCAGGAACGGATGCGTAACGGTATGCGCGGATATTTCATGGCCGCGGAACAAATCCGCAGTTTCTTCTCGGGTGATGAAGCGCTCTTGGCCTAATTTCCCTGAATTCAAATGAAACGTTCCCTTGAGTCCATAACGGTTGAACGCCTCAACCAATCTTCGATCCTGCTCCCTGCCATCGTCGAAGCTCAAGACCACCGCTTTGCTCAAGCCGCCGGGATAACGGTCGAAATGAATTTTGACATTACTCATAGCTGCCCCTCCTCTGATATCTATCTGCTCATTGAGCTATAATCTATTGTTCTCCTCTTGGCTGCGAATCTCCTCCCTATACCGGTCCACCGCTTCTTGAACGGGATCACGCCTCGGCAGCCGATTCAGCTTATAGTTAATACGCAGCAGCAGCACTATGATGATGCCCAGCAGAATGTAGACGAGCATGCGACTCCTCCTTTGGTAACATGCTTTCTAAGCAACGAATTTGCATATAAGCGAATTGACATATACAGCCACCTGTTAGTGACAGTCCTGCTCCACTTCTACATCGTCATTTATCGTGACTTTCGCGCTTCCCGACAAATATTCCGTATACCCGCAGACGCTGGTTTGTACCGTAGCTCCCTCTGCGTTTGTATGTGTCATGTACACACCATCTTCCCCTAGAATGTCCAGATCAGGTGTAAACTTGAACGTTTTGCCGCTCTCAAGCGTATGGTCCAATGTATGCTTGGATTGTCCTCGAACCGTTCCCGCTTCGACAATGACAATATTCCCATTACTTTCGTTCTTTACAGTTACTGTGAAGGGCTTCATCATATTCCATAGGCCAGTCTCTTTCAGAAGCAGCAGTGCACCCATACCAGCCGCCAATATTGCCACAACTACAGCTATTACTATTACCATGCTTCTGGTCCGCATCTCCATCCTCCTTGAAGTCATTATCAATGCTTCCGCCTTCGCAGGCCTCCCGTTGCCAGCAGCAGCACAAACGATATGACGACCATACCAATGGTCCAAGCCCAGGCCATATCCATGCTGCCAGCGTCTACCGCAACATAGATCGCAGTAGGAATGGTCTGCGTGCGGCCGGGAATGTTCCCCGCAATCATCAGCGTCGCGCCGAATTCGCCCAAGCTGCGAGCGAAGCCCAGAATATAGGCCGTCATGACCGCGCGCAGGACCAGGGGCAGAGCAATATATCGAAATACGGCCCACTCGCTGGCGCCAGCGGAACGCGCCGACTCCTCCAATTCCCGGTCCACACCGTCGAACGCCACCTTCATTGTCTGATAGACAAGAGGGAACGCCACAACAACCGATGCGATAACGGCCGCCCATGGCGAGAACAGCACTGGCGCCGAGAATACCCACTCCGCCAGCTGCCCCAGCCAGCTCCTTCTGCCCAGAGCCACAAGCAGCAGAAACCCGACCACAGTAGGCGGCAGCACCAGCGGCAGCATTAATGCCGTCTCGAGCAGCGTACTCCCTCGGAAGCTGCGCCTTGACATCCACCTGGCCGCCGCGACGCCGGATACGGCCGCAATGGGACTAGCAAGCAGAGCCACCTGGAGCGACAGCAGCACCGGCGGCCAGAACGCCTCCCAGGTCATAGCCTCGCCCTACTTGGACTCACTGAAGCCGTATTGGCGGAACACACCCATCGCTTCATCACTCTGTAGAAATTCATACAGCTTCCTCGTTTCTTCGAAATCATCACTATCCCTCACAATACCCGCCGGATACTGTATAGGCGAATAGCTGGAGGGGTCCACCTCAAAGGCGATGGCCGCGCCGCCAGAGGCAAGGGCGTCTGTCTTGTATACGAAGCCGGCATCCACGTTGCCCGTCTCTACGTATTGCAGCACTTGCTTCACATCCTTGGCTTGTACCGTCTTCCCCTGAAGCTTATCCCACAGGCCCGCCTGGGTCAAAGCCTCTTTGGCGTACGCCCCCGCTGGCACACTGTCGGGAATGCCAATGGCAACCTTAGACACTTGGCTCAGAAGCAGCTCCTCCAGCCCTTCCAACTGCTCTCTCCCATCCTTCGGCGTCACGACCACCAGCGCATTCGATAGCAAGCTCACTGTCTGCCCCTGCTGAACAAGTCCTTTTTCGATCAACGTATTCATATGGCTGGCAGCTGCTGATATATACAAATCCACTGGCGCCCCTTGCTCAATCTGCTGCTGCAGAGCGCCGGAGGACCCAAAGTTAAACAACAGCGTCACGTCCGGATTTGCCGACTCGAACGCTGGCTTCAGCTCATTCAACGCCCCCGTCAGGCTGGCGGCTGCCGATACGGTAATCACAGCCTTACCCTCTGAGCCATCACTTGAGCCGCATGCGCCCGCAATTGTGAGGGAGACCGCCAGCAGCCATCCCATTAATCCCCTCTTCATCTTCATGCCCATATTCTCACCGCCTGGCACAATGGATAACTAAATTGATTGTAACCACATTGATCCAGGCTTGTAAACGAGAAGTACGCCTCCACACTCTCTTTACAACCGCCAGCTCGCTTATTATAATAAACAGTAACCGCTTCAATTTATCGCCGTCGGGGTATGGCGCAGCCTGGTAGCGCGCACCCTTGGGGTGGGTGAGGTCGCACGTTCGAATCGTGTTACTCCGATCATATGGCATAACAAGCAGCCGTCCTCTCGCTTCTTACTGAAGGGAGAGGACGGCTGTTTGCTATGTTCTTCTTTCCCTCATCTCATTACTTAGCAAGAGAATAGAGCGTGCCAAATGAGCTTTAAATCCTCATTTATGTAATATTAGATAACATAAATGATTAAAATTTTCGTTATTTTGATCAAAACGATTGATATTATGGAAAGCGCGCGGTAGAATGATGTTATTATTCATAACACGAAGATGATATTGGAGGTGCTGTCTTGCTCACGATTGCTCTTATTGCTCATGACGCCAAGAAAGAACTACTGGTCAACTTTGTTATTGCCTACAAGCACATCTTCGACAAGCATAGGGTCTATGCTACCGGTACAACAGGCAACCGAATTATTCTGGAAGCCAAGGTTGAAGTCAATCGTCTCAAATCAGGTCCGCTTGGCGGCGATCAACAGATCGGCTCCATGGTAGCGACTGACGCCATTGATCTTGTTATTTTCCTGCGCGATCCACTTGTTGCGCAGCCTCACGACCCGGATATTACCGCCCTGCTTCGTCTTTGCGATGTGCAATGCATTCCCGTTGCAACCAATATTGCAACAGCGGAGCTATTGATCAAATCAATGGAGCATGGCAACCTTCAGTGGAGAGAGAGCGTGCGCGCCAAGTACCTTGACCCGTTGCCCACCGGAACATGCGGTTAACCCAGCGACTCCTTCATGCAGCAGCAAACAACCATCCTCTCGCTTCGCGTGAAGCGAACAGGATGGTTGTTCGTTATACTTCTTCACCCTTATTTCATAAACCTCGAGAACAGGGCGCTAACCCTCTGACCGTATTCCTCTAGATTCAGATTGGCTTCGTCCAGCCTTCTGTATCCGTTTTTGACGAAGTCCAGCAGCCATAGCGGTATTTGTTTACCCTCAATACTTGGATAAAACAATTGATACGCCCACAGCAAGTGGTCCCAACGATGATCATCGCCCTCCAGCACATACTCAGAGACGTCCAGCACCTTGCCCCTGCCGTCCTGCACCACAACATTCTTCAAATGAATATCACGAGGATTCAATCCTCGTGCTCTGACAAGCTGCCGGGCATCCTCTACATCTGCAATAACTTGAGGAGGCACGGGAATGCCTTGAATTAAGCAATCCAGCAGCGTGGGTCCCGGCTCGTAGCCGATAGCCAAATAATTGCGCCCCTCCCCGTAGAAGGCTGGGAAATACGGAATACCCTCCAGCCGCTTGTACACCTCTCGCTCGCGCTCCTTCTTATGGAGCGCTTGATCCGTATATATTTTATAGGCAACGTCCGGCACCTCTTCATAGATAAACACAGCAGCGTCCGTTCCCAGTCCCACACAATGAAGGCCCTCGGCATATCCCGTTAGACTAACCTCCTCATTGCGGTCATTGCCCTCTACTTTCATACGGCTTATTGCCGCCTCCGCCAATCTCCATTCTGGCGCTGCCATGCGGACTCCTCCTTCGACTCCCAAGCTTGAACATTCTCTTATACGATGCCGTGATGGAGTTGGGTTCAACCTAATAATCCCTATTGAACACTCCCGCCACCTAAGAGGTGGAGGATTCTTGGGTTGCTGCTCCTCACGGAGCAAAGTCGTAGCGATATTTTTTTGAAATATCGTACACCAAGCGATCCCTGTGGTTCCCACAGTTCCTATTTTGTTCGTTACTGGGCCATGGCCTTTATGTTTTGTGCCGCATTCCAATCTCGGTCATGTGGCGTTTGGCAAGATACACATGTCCATCCCCGCACGCTCAAATCCCTCACTTCTGCTTGCTTGTACCCACAGACGTGACAGGTTTGGCTCGTTGGCGCAAATACTGGTGTTTCCTTGATCGTTCGCCCATACCACTTGGCTTTGTAATGCAGTTGACGGCTCATTTCGCCCCAGGATGCATCTGCTATGTGTTTGGCGAGGTGTCGTTGTTTCATCATGTTTGCAATACGTAAGTCCTCGAGACAGATCGTTTGGTTTTCACGGATCCATTTCGTAGTCTGCTTATGCATCGCGTCTAATCGGCTATTTCGAATCCTTTCATGGATGAGGGCGACTTTTCTTTTCGCTTTAGACCAGTTACTTCCGCCTTGTTTCCTTCTTGCAAGGATGCGCTGCCATTTCGTGAGCAGTCGTTCATATCGCAATGTATATCTTGGATTATCCATTGCAGGACCTTCCGAAGGCACGGCAAGATACTTGATACCCACGTCAATGCCAAGTATGCTGTCCGTTAAAGGAAGAGGCTGGATGTCAACCTCGCATACCAACGATACAAACCATTTGCCGCTTGGGGCTAGTCGTACGGTAGCGGATAGGATCCGGCCTTCGATCTCTCTTGACTTGGCATAGGGTACCCAGCCGAGCTTGGGAAGTTGCAGACGGTTTCCCTTCACGGCAATGTTCCCGTTCGTATATCGCGTCGTATAGCTTTGTACGGGATGCTTGCGACTCTTGAAGCGAGGTAGATCGTTCTGCTTGTTGAAGTGGCGCTGATATCCGTCAGCCAAGTTTCGCACAGCTGACTGCAGGGCAATGCTATCCACTTCTTTCAACCAAGACCACTCGCGCTTCATATCAGGAAGCTGAGATGCGCAGGCGTTATAGGACAAACCTTTGCCTGTAACCTGATAGATCTGACTCCATTTTGCTAGGAGGTGGTTGAACACAAAACGGCAGCAACCCAACGTTTTGCGCAGTTGCATGATTTGTACATGACTAGGATAGATCCGAAATTTGAAGGCTTTATGCTGGAGCATCGTCTGATTCGTCACCTCGCTGCAAAAGAGATGAA
This genomic window contains:
- a CDS encoding methylglyoxal synthase translates to MLTIALIAHDAKKELLVNFVIAYKHIFDKHRVYATGTTGNRIILEAKVEVNRLKSGPLGGDQQIGSMVATDAIDLVIFLRDPLVAQPHDPDITALLRLCDVQCIPVATNIATAELLIKSMEHGNLQWRESVRAKYLDPLPTGTCG
- a CDS encoding sigma-70 family RNA polymerase sigma factor → MMDSKLILLSSASYSALAPHLQKEIYQEFYQFAYSPIIYMVKEHAATEDIIQNSFIKIIGSAPRADNEAQLRSWMKVVVKNMVYNYFRKTKKSRNDIDADSVYMSESVHFSTEAASLEQEVELTLMKETITQCLNELRPEYRALIELRWKKELSYREIAAELETTEERVKYKLFRAREAMKKMFRRRWGEKIE
- the tnpB gene encoding IS200/IS605 family element RNA-guided endonuclease TnpB; protein product: MLQHKAFKFRIYPSHVQIMQLRKTLGCCRFVFNHLLAKWSQIYQVTGKGLSYNACASQLPDMKREWSWLKEVDSIALQSAVRNLADGYQRHFNKQNDLPRFKSRKHPVQSYTTRYTNGNIAVKGNRLQLPKLGWVPYAKSREIEGRILSATVRLAPSGKWFVSLVCEVDIQPLPLTDSILGIDVGIKYLAVPSEGPAMDNPRYTLRYERLLTKWQRILARRKQGGSNWSKAKRKVALIHERIRNSRLDAMHKQTTKWIRENQTICLEDLRIANMMKQRHLAKHIADASWGEMSRQLHYKAKWYGRTIKETPVFAPTSQTCHVCGYKQAEVRDLSVRGWTCVSCQTPHDRDWNAAQNIKAMAQ
- a CDS encoding M42 family metallopeptidase; translation: MTTPLHPQLDQAYMLRQLNELLNIPSPSGFCMAIMEHLGREVERLGCQMEQTPKGTGIITIPGQQPGKVIGISAHVDTLGAMVRSIKSSGMLRFTSIGGYAMETVEGEYCLIHTRDGRKYEGTVLTTKPSVHVYPDAKSMKRDEENMEIRIDESVASKEDTEKLGIGVGDFISWDPRVRMLPNGWIKSRHLDDKASVAALLGLLEWLKREGKTPLHTLKLVISTYEEVGHGASYIPPDISEFIAVDMGALGDDLSGSERQVSICAKDSSGPYDYGMTTKLIELAKREGLPYAVDIYPQYGSDATAALRGGSNIRAALVGPGVHASHGMERTHADAITGTAALLLAYVMED
- a CDS encoding ATP-dependent helicase, which codes for MMGKLDLYLERKREELGVRLNEVQKQAVGHARGPLLLLASPGSGKTTTIIMRIGYLIEELGVEPERIKAVTFSRASARDMKERFAKWFPQLAPVDFSTIHSLAFEAVRSHLWRSGQAYEIIEGAVDTAEQEGEAGPGKGEQGLPLHKKIILRGLYKEVVGENATDDIMEELTTYISFVKNKLLQPHEWESVKSDVPQAAQLLAAYEQFKRNGTDKLLLDFDDMLTLCNELLEKDEALLRKYQRRYDYILTDESQDTSLVQHAIIEKLARGHRNLCVVADDDQSIYSWRGAEPSYLLQFKDVYPEAVTLFMEQNYRSSKEIVTAANLFIKRNLGRYPKEMFTENAAHEPIVFKRLTDYRKQAKLVVREASKADRLSEVAVLYRNNSSSITLMNEFDRAGIPFYMKDADNRFFSHWIIEDVLNFMRMTYTDKRVDILESIHMKMAGYISKHQIAVLKSIDNGESVFDNLRQFVQLQDYQVKLLKEAQETFQEMGGMPPRQAIRVIRTRLGYEKALDKMCERLGFRKDYLIGILNTLEDIAEGLETMADFAARLKYLEKVLNSAKLRKGQDAVTFSTFHSSKGLEFDQVYMVDLIEGVIPAKEEDKRAADGSMPLMEEAVRLFYVGMTRARKRLTLITYGQRDGEKTEESTFMTAVRDIAEPEWRGAQAAGAGASEAGGFKLQFGTERRGSGGGGSESGARRFRSSSASSVASAAAGSAKRELNPHAVRKREALEEGQAVRHKVFGPGVIEALDGERITIRFGPENAKSLSVAMCLDMGLLELM
- the modB gene encoding molybdate ABC transporter permease subunit encodes the protein MTWEAFWPPVLLSLQVALLASPIAAVSGVAAARWMSRRSFRGSTLLETALMLPLVLPPTVVGFLLLVALGRRSWLGQLAEWVFSAPVLFSPWAAVIASVVVAFPLVYQTMKVAFDGVDRELEESARSAGASEWAVFRYIALPLVLRAVMTAYILGFARSLGEFGATLMIAGNIPGRTQTIPTAIYVAVDAGSMDMAWAWTIGMVVISFVLLLATGGLRRRKH
- the modA gene encoding molybdate ABC transporter substrate-binding protein, whose product is MGMKMKRGLMGWLLAVSLTIAGACGSSDGSEGKAVITVSAAASLTGALNELKPAFESANPDVTLLFNFGSSGALQQQIEQGAPVDLYISAAASHMNTLIEKGLVQQGQTVSLLSNALVVVTPKDGREQLEGLEELLLSQVSKVAIGIPDSVPAGAYAKEALTQAGLWDKLQGKTVQAKDVKQVLQYVETGNVDAGFVYKTDALASGGAAIAFEVDPSSYSPIQYPAGIVRDSDDFEETRKLYEFLQSDEAMGVFRQYGFSESK
- a CDS encoding serine/threonine protein kinase; translation: MAAPEWRLAEAAISRMKVEGNDRNEEVSLTGYAEGLHCVGLGTDAAVFIYEEVPDVAYKIYTDQALHKKEREREVYKRLEGIPYFPAFYGEGRNYLAIGYEPGPTLLDCLIQGIPVPPQVIADVEDARQLVRARGLNPRDIHLKNVVVQDGRGKVLDVSEYVLEGDDHRWDHLLWAYQLFYPSIEGKQIPLWLLDFVKNGYRRLDEANLNLEEYGQRVSALFSRFMK
- a CDS encoding polysaccharide deacetylase family protein; amino-acid sequence: MSNVKIHFDRYPGGLSKAVVLSFDDGREQDRRLVEAFNRYGLKGTFHLNSGKLGQERFITREETADLFRGHEISAHTVTHPFLDQSPPDQVAEEILSDRRELEAIAGYPVRGMSYPYGTYNDRIVQALPALGIEYARTVQSHGGFHMPEDPLRWHPTCHHKDMIAKAEQLLASKRRFGRMELLFIWGHSFEFDNDDNWDLVDKLGELLGGEESVWKASMTDIVRYQNAIQALRFSVNRGIVYNPSAMDVWFSADGEIVKLGAGETKYLK
- a CDS encoding DUF4367 domain-containing protein; protein product: MNKEEFDERFDRAFQEKVKDHEFVPDASESWLRVKKRIDRRYRIRRQLRTLPYVAASFLLGAYIFGTPVATEAFKPVFQAYQVVIEGVQQMVFRSAPQQTDFVSQNLPKTLPPPGYVDETSQQGTSITVTKPSEIHDLAFPAPSIRYVPEAFSLHNIQLSQVVPGEGKYTHIHYGYARSDGMVLHVVVMKLPQGAAYSSGGGSEDIIMKPITIHGFEAFLYLEKDGWSMLEYMRDDMLVKISGPIDEDTIVRMAEELRIYE